One genomic window of Danio rerio strain Tuebingen ecotype United States chromosome 24, GRCz12tu, whole genome shotgun sequence includes the following:
- the zgc:171474 gene encoding uncharacterized protein LOC100137113 precursor has translation MRATTMWILSYSLAVLLALGACDDDDGIATVYAYSPGSGGVNPVSNDPGQSKQEVKPSLTNFYGLTDVTGPVSKDTVKWGFDTSYSSQAGSSGTPMISEKQGSESHTSQQGFHVDSVGTGSLVYGSVGNAVSTDLSVSDSSQSTTVQGSEVISSSVLSPLQQSSYSVSKPVQVVSSIPLQISSTSVVKPSSQQFVQTISQSSNEQPATSGTIAQSNPLQLSLPSGQPIFQTSFQSAVPSGRWPLKPLKGKPHHQTGSRPVHNAAISSSKPSKASQPSLSILQYGSVPSNLALASYELVSQSGSQQSAQSSGQTVNQPGIIQTPSVIDISVVQPSSQLIQQAVDASVAQVSSQQLIEGSQSVSQSNNVETVDGSYVFVAQPNGLTPLKHHKGKHHSGSKPSSNSPLQTLTFTSVDQSSSQIPVQTIYQSGPQAVLQLPVQANYQSSSPSKWQTLVQGSSQSEAQPTSQQQGQTSNQSGPWFVVQQPAQIVYQSASQPTVPHLVETIYQSASQQPAQASYHLVEQPAQVSSSVGHLQAGQSSYEYVVNQNGQTLFNPMQSHGIHQIGSKLYSCHELPQHGYKRRHHSPSSHRLPNAAQVIKPVILPSDPIPVDVNFPSPLTSTFRPADLPRHPSLQSVVLQSEQPGVLEVQPSGLSLAKPGPVSYTLVSQPTGHPSRPLQQPNYKPPAKLWQGLFGPLVKPNQLEYSIFEAQVLPNQVSSVPVQFVSQPQMLPASLSITQSSSSSAVPVQSSNQPKVVSSYETVFQPVLQTSSGVVPSRSQTWSTPIISNFKPVLQLVQPEPLVPSQLNYQTVTDQNAPGPAGSNTHSSRKLLKLLQQVKS, from the exons ATGCGTGCTACAACAATGTGGATTTTAAG TTATTCTTTAGCAGTACTTTTAGCCCTTGGTGCATGTGATGACGATGATGGTATTGCAACTG TCTATGCCTACAGCCCTGGCAGCGGTGGAGTCAATCCTGTATCTAATGATCCTGGTCAGTCCAAGCAGGAAGTGAAACCAAGTCTCACTAACTTTTATGGCTTGACTGATGTAACTGGACCAGTCAGCAAGGATACAGTTAAATGGGGCTTTGACACATCCTATAGCTCTCAGGCTGGCTCTTCAGGCACTCCCATGATAAGTGAAAAACAAGGCTCTGAATCGCATACAAGCCAACAAGGATTTCATGTTGATTCAGTTGGAACTGGTAGTCTTGTTTATGGTTCTGTGGGAAATGCAGTGAGTACGGACCTTTCTGTATCTGATTCAAGTCAGTCAACTACTGTCCAAGGCTCTGAAGTCATCAGTTCTTCTGTCCTGAGCCCATTGCAACAAAGCAGTTATTCTGTTTCTAAGCCAGTGCAGGTAGTTTCCTCAATTCCTCTTCAAATTAGCAGTACATCTGTGGTGAAGCCCAGCAGCCAACAGTTCGTGCAGACTATTTCCCAGTCCAGCAATGAGCAACCAGCAACTTCTGGAACCATAGCCCAGTCTAACCCTCTGCAGTTATCCTTGCCCAGTGGCCAACCGATTTTTCAGACTAGCTTCCAATCTGCTGTGCCATCTGGTAGATGGCCCCTTAAGCCTCTGAAAGGTAAACCCCACCATCAAACTGGTTCCAGGCCAGTTCACAATGCAGCAATCAGCTCCTCCAAACCTTCCAAAGCCTCACAACCTAGCTTATCAATACTACAGTATGGTAGTGTGCCAAGTAACCTAGCTTTGGCTAGCTATGAGCTTGTGAGCCAGTCAGGTAGCCAGCAATCAGCCCAGTCCAGTGGCCAAACTGTGAATCAACCAGGAATCATACAAACTCCCAGTGTCATTGACATCTCTGTGGTCCAGCCCAGTAGCCAGCTGATTCAACAGGCAGTTGATGCCTCTGTGGCCCAGGTCTCCAGCCAGCAGCTAATAGAAGGCAGTCAATCGGTTTCCCAGTCAAATAATGTGGAAACTGTAGATGGAAGTTATGTTTTCGTGGCACAGCCCAATGGACTGACTCCTCTCAAGCATCACAAAGGTAAACATCACTCTGGGTCAAAGCCTTCCAGTAATAGTCCTCTTCAGACACTAACATTTACTTCTGTAGATCAGTCCAGTAGCCAAATACCAGTACAAACCATCTACCAATCTGGGCCCCAAGCAGTTCTTCAACTGCCAGTACAAGCCAACTACCAATCTTCATCTCCATCCAAATGGCAGACACTTGTACAGGGCAGTTCTCAGTCAGAGGCTCAGCCTACTTCACAGCAGCAAGGACAAACCAGCAACCAGTCTGGGCCCTGGTTTGTTGTTCAACAACCAGCACAAATAGTCTACCAGTCTGCTAGCCAGCCCACTGTGCCACACCTAGTAGAAACCATCTACCAGTCTGCTTCCCAACAACCAGCACAAGCTAGCTACCATTTGGTGGAACAGCCAGCACAGGTCAGCTCATCTGTAGGCCATCTTCAAGCTGGACAGTCCAGCTATGAGTATGTTGTCAACCAGAATGGGCAAACCCTTTTCAATCCAATGCAGTCCCATGGGATTCATCAGATTGGCTCCAAACTGTATTCATGCCATGAGCTACCACAGCACGGTTACAAGCGGAGACATCACTCTCCATCTTCACACCGTCTTCCAAACGCAGCTCAGGTTATCAAGCCTGTTATTTTGCCCAGTGACCCGATTCCTGTGGATGTCAACTTCCCTAGCCCCCTCACATCTACTTTCAGACCAGCAGATCTGCCTAGACATCCTAGCTTGCAGTCTGTAGTGCTTCAAAGTGAACAGCCAGGTGTGCTTGAGGTCCAACCCAGTGGTTTGTCTCTTGCCAAGCCTGGACCAGTGAGTTATACTTTAGTATCTCAGCCCACTGGTCATCCTTCAAGACCATTGCAGCAGCCTAACTACAAGCCTCCAGCCAAGCTTTGGCAAGGTCTGTTTGGGCCCCTAGTCAAGCCCAACCAACTGGAGTATTCCATCTTTGAGGCACAAGTTCTTCCTAACCAGGTGTCTTCTGTTCCTGTACAGTTTGTTTCCCAGCCTCAAATGCTCCCAGCTAGTCTGTCTATCACTCAGTCCAGCTCTTCCTCGGCTGTGCCAGTGCAGTCCAGCAATCAACCTAAAGTAGTGTCAAGTTATGAGACTGTCTTCCAGCCTGTATTGCAGACTTCTTCAGGGGTTGTGCCATCAAGGTCCCAAACCTGGAGCACCCCAATAATTTCAAACTTTAAGCCTGTGCTGCAGTTGGTGCAACCTGAACCTCTAGTTCCATCACAGTTGAATTATCAGACTGTCACAGATCAAAATGCTCCTGGACCTGCTGGAAGCAATACGCATTCATCACGGAAGTTGCTTAAGCTGTTGCAACAAGTCAAGTCCTAG
- the zgc:173856 gene encoding uncharacterized protein LOC561590 precursor, which translates to MRATTMWILRYSLAVLLALGACVHDIANVYAYSPGSGGHVGSSNPSLSMQKVKQSLYDFYGGTAVVGPVSKDEVKLSFETGNYRAQAGTSGTTMTNEKPGSESPTTSQQGFHVDSVGSGSLVYGSVVNAASMGMSEYDSSQSTSVQGSEVISSSVLSPLQQSSYSVSKPVQVVSSIPLQISSVSAVKPSSQQLVQTISQSSSEQPTSSGTVAQSNPLQLFLSSGQPVSQTSIQSAVTSGRWPLKPLKGKHHHQTGSRPGHKAPISSKPSKASQPSSSILQYGSVPSSLAMASYELVSQSGSQQSAQPSGQTVNRPSIIQTPSVFDISVVQPSGQLIQQAADTPVAQVSSQQLLQGGQLISQSSNVQPVDGRYVFVAQPGGPTPLKHHKGKPHFGSKPSRNGHVQTLRLTSVDESSSEKPVQTSFQSGPEFVQQPAHMVYQSASKPAVPQLVEAVYKAEAQSASQQPAQASYQLVAQLGVQQPAQVSSSVGHPSHLQAGQSSYEYVVNQNGQTFFKPVQSHEIHQIGSKLYSCHELPQHSYKRRHHSPSSHSLPNLALDIKPVLPSDLIPVDLDVHSPLTSFRPAPVSGHPSLQSVVLQSEQPGVLEVQPSGLSDAKPGPVNDALASQPTGHPSGPLQQPNYQPPAKLWQDLYLPVVKPNKLEYSSFEAQVLPGQVSSVPVKFVSQPQMLPASLSITQSSSSPAVPVQTSYQPQVVSSYETVFQPVLKTSSVVVPSSSQTWSTPIVTNYKPVLQSVKPELPIPVQVNYQTVTDQNAPGPAGSNTHSSRKLLKLLQQVKS; encoded by the exons ATGCGTGCTACAACAATGTGGATTTTAAG GTATTCTTTAGCAGTACTTTTAGCCCTTGGTGCATGTGTTCACGATATTGCAAATG tttatGCATACAGCCCTGGCAGTGGAGGCCATGTTGGATCTAGTAATCCTAGTCTGTCCATGCAGAAGGTGAAACAAAGTCTCTATGACTTTTATGGTGGAACTGCTGTAGTTGGGCCAGTCAGCAAAGATGAAGTTAAATTAAGCTTTGAGACTGGAAACTACAGAGCTCAGGCTGGCACTTCAGGCACTACCATGACAAATGAGAAACCAGGCTCTGAATCTCCTACAACAAGCCAACAAGGATTTCATGTTGATTCTGTTGGAAGTGGTAGTCTTGTTTATGGTTCTGTGGTAAATGCAGCGAGTATGGGCATGTCTGAATATGATTCAAGTCAGTCAACTTCTGTCCAAGGCTCTGAAGTCATCAGTTCTTCTGTCCTGAGCCCATTGCAGCAAAGCAGTTATTCTGTTTCTAAGCCAGTGCAGGTAGTTTCCTCAATTCCACTTCAAATTAGCAGTGTGTCTGCAGTGAAGCCCAGCAGCCAACAGTTGGTGCAGACCATTTCCCAGTCCAGCAGTGAGCAACCAACAAGTTCTGGAACCGTGGCCCAGTCTAACCCTCTGCAGTTATTCCTGTCTAGTGGCCAACCAGTTTCTCAGACTAGCATCCAGTCTGCCGTGACTTCTGGTAGATGGCCCCTTAAGCCTCTGAAAGGTAAACACCACCATCAAACTGGTTCCAGGCCAGGTCACAAGGCACCAATCAGCTCAAAACCTTCCAAGGCCTCACAACCCAGCTCATCAATACTACAGTATGGTAGTGTGCCAAGTAGCCTAGCTATGGCTAGCTATGAACTTGTTAGCCAGTCAGGCAGCCAGCAATCAGCCCAGCCCAGTGGCCAAACTGTGAATAGACCAAGCATCATACAGACTCCCAGTGTCTTTGACATCTCTGTGGTCCAGCCCAGTGGCCAGCTAATTCAACAGGCTGCTGATACCCCTGTGGCCCAGGTCTCCAGCCAGCAGCTTTTGCAGGGAGGCCAATTAATTTCCCAGTCAAGTAATGTACAACCAGTAGATGGACGTTATGTTTTTGTGGCTCAACCAGGTGGACCAACTCCTCTCAAGCATCACAAAGGTAAACCCCACTTTGGATCCAAGCCTTCCAGAAATGGTCATGTCCAGACATTAAGATTGACTTCTGTAGATGAGTCCAGTAGCGAAAAGCCAGTACAAACCAGCTTTCAGTCTGGGCCCGAATTTGTTCAACAACCAGCACACATGGTCTACCAGTCTGCTAGCAAGCCTGCTGTGCCTCAACTAGTAGAAGCCGTCTACAAGGCAGAGGCCCAGTCTGCTTCCCAACAACCAGCACAAGCTAGCTACCAGTTGGTGGCACAGCTAGGTGTCCAACAGCCAGCACAGGTCAGCTCATCTGTAGGCCATCCAAGCCATCTgcaagcaggacagtccagttaTGAGTATGTTGTCAACCAGAATGGGCAAACCTTTTTCAAGCCAGTGCAGTCTCATGAGATTCATCAGATTGGCTCCAAACTGTATTCATGCCATGAGTTACCACAGCACAGTTACAAGCGGAGACATCACTCTCCATCTTCACACAGTCTTCCAAACCTTGCTCTGGATATCAAGCCTGTTCTGCCTAGTGACCTGATTCCTGTGGATCTTGATGTTCACAGCCCCCTCACATCTTTCAGACCAGCTCCTGTTTCTGGACATCCTAGCTTGCAATCTGTAGTGCTTCAAAGTGAGCAGCCAGGTGTGCTAGAGGTCCAACCCAGTGGTTTGTCTGATGCCAAGCCTGGGCCAGTGAATGATGCTTTAGCATCTCAGCCCACTGGTCATCCTTCAGGGCCATTGCAGCAGCCTAACTACCAGCCTCCAGCCAAGCTATGGCAAGATCTGTATTTGCCTGTAGTAAAGCCCAACAAACTGGAGTATTCCAGCTTTGAGGCACAAGTTCTTCCTGGCCAGGTGTCTTCCGTTCCTGTAAAGTTTGTTTCCCAGCCTCAAATGCTCCCTGCTAGTCTGTCTATCACTCAGTCCAGCTCTTCGCCGGCTGTGCCAGTGCAGACCAGCTATCAACCTCAGGTAGTGTCAAGTTATGAGACAGTCTTCCAGCCTGTTTTGAAGACCTCTTCTGTGGTTGTGCCATCAAGTTCTCAAACCTGGAGCACCCCAATAGTTACAAACTACAAGCCTGTGTTGCAGTCAGTGAAACCTGAACTTCCAATtccagtacaggtgaattatcaGACTGTCACAGATCAAAATGCTCCTGGACCTGCTGGAAGCAATACGCATTCATCACGGAAGTTGCTTAAGCTGTTGCAACAAGTCAAGTCCTAG
- the si:ch211-146l10.8 gene encoding uncharacterized protein si:ch211-146l10.8 isoform X1: protein MGVKTMGVKTMWILSVSLAVLLALGTCDYDTATIYTYSPGSSGGNPRSENSSPFMQEVKQSLYSFYGLTDVLGPVRKDTVKWGYDAGSYRSQTGSSGTPVTSNKPDSESHATSQPGFQVGSAASGSLVYGSVRNPVNMGVSGYDSSQSTNLQVSEVISSSDLTPLQQSSYSVSKPKPVQVVSSIPLRINSMSVAKPSSQQIVQTISQSSSEQPVSSGTVSQSSPQQFSLSSGKPMSQTSLQSAVQSDRWPLKPLKGKPHHSGSWPVHNVATSFLKPLQASKPSLSISQYGSVPSSLAVASYELVSQSAQSSGQTVNQPGIIQSPSVIDLSVVQPSSPLIQQAVDTSVSQASSQQLIQAGQSVSTPNVQPVDASYVFVAQPNGLQPPKHHKGKHHFGSKPFNTSPHQTLRFTSVGQSSSQMPAQTSYQSVSQPSLQLPVQASYQPEAQSHSQQPGPTRYQLVAKPNVQEPPKISFSAAPLALQKPAQTSYQLVAQLGVQQPAQVSLPVAQPSHLQEAQSSYEYVAKQNGQTLFNPVQSHEIHQIGSKLYSCHELPQHSYQRRHPSPSTPSLPTLAQDFKPVVLPSDPIPMDLNPLSSLASTFKPAHLREHPVLQSVVLKNEQPVELEIQSSDLSLVKPGPVTSSFVSQPTGHPSRPLQQPGSQQPTKPLQDVFWPVVKPDKLKPSGFEAQVLPSHVSSVSGQFVSQSQILPVGLSLAQSTSSLAVPVQASQLVSQSNVQPVDRHSVFVAQPSGLTPLKHHKGKHHVGSSYQPQVLSSSGTVLQPVLQTTSVVVPSSYQSTSSQAWSNPIVSNFESVQPELPIQAQLTYQSVTDQNAPGPVEGSRHPSQKLLKLLQQVKS, encoded by the exons ATGGGTGTTAAAACTATGGGTGTTAAAACTATGTGGATTTTAAG TGTTTCTTTAGCAGTACTTTTAGCCCTTGGCACATGTGATTATGACACTGCAACTA TTTATACATACAGCCCTGGCAGCAGTGGAGGGAATCCTAGATCTGAAAATTCCAGTCCATTCATGCAGGAAGTGAAACAAAGCCTCTATAGCTTTTATGGACTAACTGATGTACTTGGACCAGTCAGGAAGGATACAGTTAAATGGGGCTATGATGCTGGTAGCTACAGATCTCAGACTGGCTCTTCAGGCACTCCAGTGACAAGTAATAAACCAGACTCTGAATCTCATGCTACAAGCCAACCAGGATTTCAAGTTGGTTCAGCTGCGAGTGGTAGTCTTGTTTATGGTTCTGTGAGAAATCCAGTGAATATGGGTGTGTCTGGGTATGATTCAAGTCAGTCAACTAATCTCCAAGTCTCTGAAGTAATCAGTTCTTCGGACTTGACCCCATTGCAACAAAGCAGTTATTCTGTTTCTAAGCCTAAGCCAGTACAGGTAGTTTCCTCAATTCCACTTCGAATTAACAGTATGTCTGTGGCAAAGCCCAGTAGCCAACAAATTGTGCAGACCATTTCCCAGTCCAGCAGTGAGCAACCAGTGAGCTCTGGAACAGTGTCCCAGTCCAGCCCTCAGCAATTCTCTCTATCCAGTGGTAAACCAATGTCTCAGACTAGCCTCCAGTCTGCAGTGCAGTCTGATAGATGGCCCCTCAAGCCTCTGAAAGGTAAACCCCATCACTCTGGTTCCTGGCCAGTTCATAATGTGGCAACCAGCTTTTTAAAGCCTTTGCAAGCTTCAAAACCTAGTTTATCAATATCGCAGTATGGCAGTGTACCAAGCAGCCTAGCTGTGGCTAGCTATGAACTCGTGAGCCAATCAGCCCAGTCCAGTGGCCAAACTGTAAATCAACCAGGCATCATACAATCTCCCAGTGTCATTGACCTCTCTGTGGTCCAGCCCAGTAGTCCGCTAATTCAACAGGCAGTTGACACCTCTGTGTCCCAAGCCTCCAGCCAGCAGCTAATACAGGCAGGCCAATCTGTCTCAACGCCAAATGTACAACCAGTAGATGCAAGTTATGTTTTTGTGGCTCAACCCAATGGACTGCAGCCTCCCAAGCACCACAAGGGTAAACATCACTTTGGGTCTAAGCCTTTCAATACTAGTCCTCACCAGACACTAAGATTTACTTCTGTAGGTCAGTCCAGTAGCCAGATGCCAGCACAAACCAGCTACCAGTCTGTGTCTCAACCATCTCTACAACTGCCAGTACAAGCCAGCTACCAGCCAGAGGCTCAGTCTCACTCCCAACAGCCAGGACCAACAAGATACCAGTTGGTAGCCAAGCCCAATGTTCAAGAGCCACCAAAGATTAGCTTTTCTGCAGCGCCACTTGCTCTTCAAAAACCAGCACAAACTAGCTACCAGTTGGTGGCACAACTAGGTGTCCAACAGCCAGCACAGGTAAGCCTACCTGTAGCCCAACCAAGCCATCTGCAAGAAGCACAATCCAGCTACGAGTATGTTGCCAAGCAGAATGGGCAAACCCTTTTCAACCCAGTGCAGTCCCATGAGATTCATCAAATTGGCTCCAAACTTTATTCATGCCATGAGTTACCACAGCACAGTTACCAGCGGAGGCATCCGTCTCCATCTACACCTAGTCTTCCAACCCTAGCTCAGGATTTCAAGCCTGTGGTTCTGCCAAGTGATCCGATTCCAATGGACCTGAACCCTCTCAGTTCTCTCGCATCTACTTTCAAACCAGCACATCTGCGTGAACATCCTGTCTTGCAGTCTGTAGTGCTTAAAAACGAACAACCAGTTGAGCTAGAGATCCAATCAAGTGATTTGTCTCTTGTCAAGCCTGGACCAGTGACTTCTAGTTTTGTATCTCAGCCCACTGGTCATCCTTCAAGACCATTGCAGCAGCCTGGCTCCCAGCAACCAACCAAGCCGTTGCAAGATGTGTTTTGGCCCGTAGTCAAGCCTGACAAACTGAAACCTTCTGGTTTTGAGGCACAAGTACTACCTAGCCATGTATCTTCAGTTTCAGGACAGTTTGTTTCCCAGTCTCAAATTCTGCCAGTTGGTCTGTCTCTTGCTCAGTCTACCTCTTCCCTAGCTGTGCCAGTGCAGGCAAGCCAATTGGTTTCCCAGTCAAATGTGCAACCAGTTGATAGACATTCTGTTTTTGTGGCCCAGCCCAGTGGACTGACTCCTCTCAAGCACCACAAAGGTAAACACCATGTTGGGTCCAGCTACCAACCTCAAGTTCTGTCAAGTTCTGGGACTGTTTTGCAGCCTGTATTACAGACTACTTCAGTGGTTGTGCCATCAAGTTACCAGTCTACAAGTTCCCAAGCCTGGAGTAACCCAATAGTTTCAAACTTCGAGTCTGTGCAGCCTGAACTTCCAATTCAAGCACAGTTGACTTATCAGTCTGTCACGGATCAAAATGCTCCTGGCCCTGTTGAAGGCAGCAGGCATCCATCACAGAAGTTGCTCAAGCTGTTGCAACAAGTAAAGTCTTAG
- the si:ch211-146l10.8 gene encoding uncharacterized protein si:ch211-146l10.8 isoform X2 has product MGVKTMGVKTMWILSVSLAVLLALGTCDYDTATIYTYSPGSSGGNPRSENSSPFMQEVKQSLYSFYGLTDVLGPVRKDTVKWGYDAGSYRSQTGSSGTPVTSNKPDSESHATSQPGFQVGSAASGSLVYGSVRNPVNMGVSGYDSSQSTNLQVSEVISSSDLTPLQQSSYSVSKPKPVQVVSSIPLRINSMSVAKPSSQQIVQTISQSSSEQPVSSGTVSQSSPQQFSLSSGKPMSQTSLQSAVQSDRWPLKPLKGKPHHSGSWPVHNVATSFLKPLQASKPSLSISQYGSVPSSLAVASYELVSQSAQSSGQTVNQPGIIQSPSVIDLSVVQPSSPLIQQAVDTSVSQASSQQLIQAGQSVSTPNVQPVDASYVFVAQPNGLQPPKHHKGQSSSQMPAQTSYQSVSQPSLQLPVQASYQPEAQSHSQQPGPTRYQLVAKPNVQEPPKISFSAAPLALQKPAQTSYQLVAQLGVQQPAQVSLPVAQPSHLQEAQSSYEYVAKQNGQTLFNPVQSHEIHQIGSKLYSCHELPQHSYQRRHPSPSTPSLPTLAQDFKPVVLPSDPIPMDLNPLSSLASTFKPAHLREHPVLQSVVLKNEQPVELEIQSSDLSLVKPGPVTSSFVSQPTGHPSRPLQQPGSQQPTKPLQDVFWPVVKPDKLKPSGFEAQVLPSHVSSVSGQFVSQSQILPVGLSLAQSTSSLAVPVQASQLVSQSNVQPVDRHSVFVAQPSGLTPLKHHKGKHHVGSSYQPQVLSSSGTVLQPVLQTTSVVVPSSYQSTSSQAWSNPIVSNFESVQPELPIQAQLTYQSVTDQNAPGPVEGSRHPSQKLLKLLQQVKS; this is encoded by the exons ATGGGTGTTAAAACTATGGGTGTTAAAACTATGTGGATTTTAAG TGTTTCTTTAGCAGTACTTTTAGCCCTTGGCACATGTGATTATGACACTGCAACTA TTTATACATACAGCCCTGGCAGCAGTGGAGGGAATCCTAGATCTGAAAATTCCAGTCCATTCATGCAGGAAGTGAAACAAAGCCTCTATAGCTTTTATGGACTAACTGATGTACTTGGACCAGTCAGGAAGGATACAGTTAAATGGGGCTATGATGCTGGTAGCTACAGATCTCAGACTGGCTCTTCAGGCACTCCAGTGACAAGTAATAAACCAGACTCTGAATCTCATGCTACAAGCCAACCAGGATTTCAAGTTGGTTCAGCTGCGAGTGGTAGTCTTGTTTATGGTTCTGTGAGAAATCCAGTGAATATGGGTGTGTCTGGGTATGATTCAAGTCAGTCAACTAATCTCCAAGTCTCTGAAGTAATCAGTTCTTCGGACTTGACCCCATTGCAACAAAGCAGTTATTCTGTTTCTAAGCCTAAGCCAGTACAGGTAGTTTCCTCAATTCCACTTCGAATTAACAGTATGTCTGTGGCAAAGCCCAGTAGCCAACAAATTGTGCAGACCATTTCCCAGTCCAGCAGTGAGCAACCAGTGAGCTCTGGAACAGTGTCCCAGTCCAGCCCTCAGCAATTCTCTCTATCCAGTGGTAAACCAATGTCTCAGACTAGCCTCCAGTCTGCAGTGCAGTCTGATAGATGGCCCCTCAAGCCTCTGAAAGGTAAACCCCATCACTCTGGTTCCTGGCCAGTTCATAATGTGGCAACCAGCTTTTTAAAGCCTTTGCAAGCTTCAAAACCTAGTTTATCAATATCGCAGTATGGCAGTGTACCAAGCAGCCTAGCTGTGGCTAGCTATGAACTCGTGAGCCAATCAGCCCAGTCCAGTGGCCAAACTGTAAATCAACCAGGCATCATACAATCTCCCAGTGTCATTGACCTCTCTGTGGTCCAGCCCAGTAGTCCGCTAATTCAACAGGCAGTTGACACCTCTGTGTCCCAAGCCTCCAGCCAGCAGCTAATACAGGCAGGCCAATCTGTCTCAACGCCAAATGTACAACCAGTAGATGCAAGTTATGTTTTTGTGGCTCAACCCAATGGACTGCAGCCTCCCAAGCACCACAAGG GTCAGTCCAGTAGCCAGATGCCAGCACAAACCAGCTACCAGTCTGTGTCTCAACCATCTCTACAACTGCCAGTACAAGCCAGCTACCAGCCAGAGGCTCAGTCTCACTCCCAACAGCCAGGACCAACAAGATACCAGTTGGTAGCCAAGCCCAATGTTCAAGAGCCACCAAAGATTAGCTTTTCTGCAGCGCCACTTGCTCTTCAAAAACCAGCACAAACTAGCTACCAGTTGGTGGCACAACTAGGTGTCCAACAGCCAGCACAGGTAAGCCTACCTGTAGCCCAACCAAGCCATCTGCAAGAAGCACAATCCAGCTACGAGTATGTTGCCAAGCAGAATGGGCAAACCCTTTTCAACCCAGTGCAGTCCCATGAGATTCATCAAATTGGCTCCAAACTTTATTCATGCCATGAGTTACCACAGCACAGTTACCAGCGGAGGCATCCGTCTCCATCTACACCTAGTCTTCCAACCCTAGCTCAGGATTTCAAGCCTGTGGTTCTGCCAAGTGATCCGATTCCAATGGACCTGAACCCTCTCAGTTCTCTCGCATCTACTTTCAAACCAGCACATCTGCGTGAACATCCTGTCTTGCAGTCTGTAGTGCTTAAAAACGAACAACCAGTTGAGCTAGAGATCCAATCAAGTGATTTGTCTCTTGTCAAGCCTGGACCAGTGACTTCTAGTTTTGTATCTCAGCCCACTGGTCATCCTTCAAGACCATTGCAGCAGCCTGGCTCCCAGCAACCAACCAAGCCGTTGCAAGATGTGTTTTGGCCCGTAGTCAAGCCTGACAAACTGAAACCTTCTGGTTTTGAGGCACAAGTACTACCTAGCCATGTATCTTCAGTTTCAGGACAGTTTGTTTCCCAGTCTCAAATTCTGCCAGTTGGTCTGTCTCTTGCTCAGTCTACCTCTTCCCTAGCTGTGCCAGTGCAGGCAAGCCAATTGGTTTCCCAGTCAAATGTGCAACCAGTTGATAGACATTCTGTTTTTGTGGCCCAGCCCAGTGGACTGACTCCTCTCAAGCACCACAAAGGTAAACACCATGTTGGGTCCAGCTACCAACCTCAAGTTCTGTCAAGTTCTGGGACTGTTTTGCAGCCTGTATTACAGACTACTTCAGTGGTTGTGCCATCAAGTTACCAGTCTACAAGTTCCCAAGCCTGGAGTAACCCAATAGTTTCAAACTTCGAGTCTGTGCAGCCTGAACTTCCAATTCAAGCACAGTTGACTTATCAGTCTGTCACGGATCAAAATGCTCCTGGCCCTGTTGAAGGCAGCAGGCATCCATCACAGAAGTTGCTCAAGCTGTTGCAACAAGTAAAGTCTTAG